From Zingiber officinale cultivar Zhangliang chromosome 5B, Zo_v1.1, whole genome shotgun sequence, the proteins below share one genomic window:
- the LOC121984275 gene encoding uncharacterized protein LOC121984275, with amino-acid sequence MIKKKWEGNPTVHVRKISIRHQSSMLSNGMYSPKGIKIANLQEQEHIETRNLADTSGSGRHSCLSSNPVLSEPHLKPWLSSKAPSSEEEQAKFVPIISQNVDKVDNIQAKRFKSGIVDWGLLERLKYHQKCAVHWGTKRPKSIKNKSSPVLYTFNTYTQHTGRKARPQSERFGSFDHKAKQISVDDEQLDDSKRASTISPFVADSQKHYDACSDLKATCSELSLQMDFGSSVSTSNFLVLTSAGTYNTTEIQDTSLQHPQESQDYPHNQGLADCLCQLRQSNNIQNHLRDIAETRQNSFESYFDDTILMEGKSCKISIGHLVDDKVIDESPRLSNSCLFPCVSLIKASNTLRAETVISTEKSKHQIRNQKQISQNSLQQFLILAAKEERNSSVCQSNVSSKWMKRSASLKEGSSAFELRTADNTKEISSYKVRQSPLRMVFNSLLIPKNTVHLSGPISSSPSQSSFTYKNGTYLISKKTADTSNDESYRKQGFLHNGNHDAKIWKAILQISWKHGVPLFMFSSSDGGVLAATLTWQSGLHKLDFECAYSILCLHEIKKIDALANTGKRSNKQWLVSDVIGRMNVSRTKNHDPQNHYFTREFVLLGTEPTPSQGSDAFSLNSELAAIIVKVPEEMLESCDHSLPRISYFNDSPVSISHEEESSNSDLCNMVILLPSGIHGSSIDSKPPPLIQRWRSGGKCDCGGWDEGCSLTVLSNKFHGCSSSTLSNMGRLELFLQAGSQTNTHAFHMVSSEDGLYTVNFVTSISCVQAFAIGLATLHCWHPSIHSCEPKELLLQEKG; translated from the coding sequence ATGATCAAGAAAAAATGGGAAGGAAATCCTACAGTTCATGTCAGAAAGATTTCAATTCGCCATCAATCATCTATGTTATCGAATGGCATGTACTCTCCCAAAGGAATTAAAATTGCCAATTTGCAAGAGCAGGAGCATATAGAGACCAGAAATCTCGCTGATACAAGTGGCTCAGGTCGACATTCATGTCTCAGTTCCAATCCAGTACTATCAGAACCTCATCTGAAACCATGGCTCAGCAGCAAGGCACCTAGCAGTGAAGAGGAGCAGGCGAAGTTCGTGCCAATCATTTCTCAGAATGTGGACAAAGTTGATAACATTCAGGCTAAGCGTTTCAAATCTGGCATTGTCGATTGGGGATTGCTTGAGAGATTGAAGTATCATCAAAAATGTGCGGTTCATTGGGGAACCAAGAGACCCAAATCCATCAAGAACAAGTCTTCTCCAGTGCTTTATACATTTAACACATACACTCAACACACTGGAAGAAAAGCTCGTCCTCAATCTGAAAGGTTTGGTTCTTTTGATCACAAAGCAAAACAGATAAGTGTAGATGATGAACAATTGGACGATTCAAAAAGAGCTTCAACCATAAGTCCTTTTGTTGCAGATAGTCAGAAACACTACGATGCTTGTTCAGACTTGAAAGCCACATGTTCTGAATTGTCATTGCAGATGGATTTTGGATCTTCAGTTTCAACCTCCAATTTTCTCGTTCTTACTTCAGCTGGCACATACAATACCACAGAGATTCAAGACACTAGCTTGCAACATCCACAGGAGTCCCAAGATTATCCTCATAATCAAGGTTTAGCAGATTGTTTGTGTCAACTACGTCAGAGCAACAACATACAGAATCATCTACGTGATATTGCCGAGACAAGACAGAATAGTTTCGAGTCATATTTTGATGACACCATTTTAATGGAAGGAAAAAGTTGCAAAATTTCAATTGGCCATCTTGTGGATGATAAAGTCATTGATGAATCTCCTCGCCTTTCCAACTCTTGTCTTTTCCCTTGCGTCAGTCTAATCAAAGCATCTAATACTTTGCGAGCTGAGACTGTGATATCCACtgaaaaatcaaaacaccaaatcAGGAACCAGAAGCAAATTTCTCAAAATAGTCTCCAGCAATTTTTAATCCTTGCAgctaaagaagaaagaaattcATCTGTCTGTCAGTCAAATGTTAGCTCAAAGTGGATGAAGCGAAGTGCAAGTTTAAAGGAGGGTTCTTCAGCATTCGAGCTGAGAACAGCAGATAACACTAAAGAAATATCAAGTTATAAGGTGAGGCAGAGTCCATTGAGGATGGTATTTAACTCTTTGCTGATACCAAAGAACACTGTGCATCTTTCTGGGCCAATTTCCTCTTCACCTTCTCAAAGTTCTTTTACATATAAAAATGGTACATATCTGATCTCTAAAAAGACAGCAGATACTTCAAACGATGAATCCTATAGAAAACAAGGGTTTCTTCACAATGGCAATCATGATGCTAAAATTTGGAAGGCTATTCTTCAAATTTCCTGGAAACATGGTGTACCTTTGTTTATGTTCTCATCCTCAGATGGTGGTGTTCTTGCAGCAACATTAACATGGCAAAGTGGCTTGCACAAGCTTGATTTTGAGTGCGCTTATTCAATACTTTGCCTTCATGAAATTAAGAAGATTGATGCCTTGGCTAACACCGGGAAAAGAAGTAATAAGCAATGGTTGGTTTCTGATGTCATTGGCAGGATGAATGTTTCAAGAACAAAAAATCATGATCCCCAAAATCATTATTTCACAAGAGAGTTTGTGTTGCTCGGTACTGAGCCAACACCATCTCAAGGATCTGATGCCTTTTCACTTAACTCCGAGCTCGCTGCCATTATTGTCAAGGTTCCTGAAGAAATGCTAGAAAGTTGTGATCATTCTTTGCCGCGCATCAGCTACTTCAATGATTCACCAGTAAGTATAAGCCATGAAGAGGAGAGTAGTAACTCAGACCTATGCAATATGGTAATCCTACTTCCAAGTGGAATTCATGGTTCATCAATTGATAGCAAACCTCCACCATTGATCCAGAGATGGAGATCAGGAGGAAAATGTGACTGCGGAGGCTGGGATGAGGGTTGCAGCCTGACTGTTCTAAGCAACAAGTTCCATGGGTGCAGCAGCTCAACACTGAGTAATATGGGTAGACTTGAGCTG
- the LOC121987314 gene encoding mitochondrial intermembrane space import and assembly protein 40 homolog produces the protein MGQAPSAVEDVGEEAPPLPPIDGPSPSTAASSIEDLIAEAMTTTDNDAEESLEAKAQRALECPCVADLRKGPCGIQFSEALVCFIKSTAEEKGSDCVNPFIALQSCIKANPNAFSKDILDADDTEEEEVQEYKITPPPWSRESRPKI, from the exons ATGGGTCAAGCTCCGAGCGCCGTCGAAGACGTTGGCGAAGAGGCGCCGCCGCTACCTCCCATTGACGGACCATCTCCTTCTACTGCTGCCTCGTCGATTGAAGATCTGATCGCAG AAGCAATGACGACTACAGATAACGATGCTGAAGAG TCACTCGAAGCAAAGGCACAAAGAGCATTGGAATGCCCTTGCGTTGCTGACTTGAGAAAGGGGCCCTGCGGGATTCAGTTTTCAGAAGCACTTGTGTGTTTCATCAAGAGTACTGCAGAAGAGAAG GGATCTGATTGTGTGAATCCTTTTATCGCATTGCAAAGTTGCATCAAGGCAAATCCCAATGCATTTTCAAAGGATATTTTGGATGCCGATGATACCGAAGAGGAGGAAGTACAGGAATACAAGATTACACCTCCACCATGGTCTAGAGAATCCAGACCAAAAATTTGA